A stretch of the Nerophis ophidion isolate RoL-2023_Sa linkage group LG29, RoL_Noph_v1.0, whole genome shotgun sequence genome encodes the following:
- the LOC133546081 gene encoding mucin-2-like isoform X2 produces the protein MMSQEFHVVKCFSCLCFQGQQVKKVKRWTCKLCGEKQSLLKEFGRGSGADCRRHVQKLNAMRGAMLEEGEGLLLRKQEDQAGSEEHKDYQVGHTQVSRWTKYLHTPEEDHHVSTSCLQSQGGMHRKRRGEGEEDGSRMPKQMQPDCTAPPTPKTSFRNQAGSPSLKTTFSNQAAPPSLKTTFSNQAAPPSLKTTFSNQAAPPSLKTTFSNQAAPLSLKTTFSNQAAPPNLKTTFSNQAAPPNLKTTFSNQAAPPSLKTTFSNQAVPPSLKTTFSNQAGPPSLKTTFRNQAGPPSLKTTFSNQASPPSPKTTFTDQAAPSSLKTSFSNQFGLPSPKTTFTDQAAPSSPKTSFSNQSGLPGLKTSFSNQAAPPSLKTTFSNQAVPPSLKTIFSNQAGPPSFETTFSNQAGPPSLKTIFTDQAGTPSPKTTFTNRGGLYSSKTTFANLAGPPSPKTSFSNPSSPKTTFTNQAGPSSPKTTFTNLAGPPSSKTSFSNPSSPKTTFTNEAGPSSPKTTFTNQAGPSSPKTTFTNLAGPPSPKTSFSNPSSPKTTFTNEAGPSSPKTTFTNRAGPPSPPSGPRWAALLTGDFRGNVVSGKSHHDSSEAPPLPWSRPLLPGSSMFESGEDFEVTFDL, from the exons GAGTTTGGTCGAGGAAGTGGCGCCGACTGCAGACGTCATGTTCAAAAACTGAACGCCATGAGAGGAGCCATGCTGGAGGAAGGAGAGGGGCTGTTGCTACG GAAGCAGGAGGACCAGGCAGGAAGTGAGGAGCACAAGGACTACCAA GTGGGACACACCCAGGTGAGCCGCTGGACTAAATACCTGCACACACCCGAGGAAGACCATCATGTTTCAACAAGCTGTCTGCAATCCCAAGGCGGCATGCACAG GAAGAGGAGGGGAGAAGGCGAGGAAGATGGCAGCCGGATGCCGAAACAG ATGCAACCTGACTGTACCGCACCCCCCACTCCTAAAACCTCATTTAGAAACCAGGCTGGCTCCCCCAGTCTTAAAACCACATTTAGCAACCAGGCTGCACCACCCAGTCTTAAAACCACATTTAGCAACCAGGCTGCACCACCCAGTCTTAAAACCACATTTAGCAACCAGGCTGCACCACCCAGTCTTAAAACCACATTTAGCAACCAGGCTGCACCACTCAGTCTTAAAACCACATTTAGCAACCAGGCTGCACCACCCAATCTTAAAACCACATTTAGCAACCAGGCTGCACCACCCAATCTTAAAACCACATTTAGCAACCAGGCTGCACCACCCAGTCTTAAAACCACATTTAGCAACCAGGCTGTACCACCCAGTCTTAAAACCACATTTAGCAACCAGGCTGGCCCCCCCAGTCTTAAAACCACATTTAGAAACCAGGCCGGCCCCCCCAGTCTCAAAACCACATTTAGCAACCAGGCCAGCCCCCCCAGTCCTAAAACCACATTTACTGATCAGGCTGCGCCATCCAGTCTCAAAACCTCATTTAGCAACCAGTTTGGCCTCCCCAGTCCTAAAACCACATTTACTGATCAGGCTGCGCCATCCAGTCCTAAAACCTCATTTAGCAACCAGTCTGGCCTCCCTGGTCTTAAAACTTCATTTAGCAACCAGGCTGCACCACCCAGTCTTAAAACCACATTTAGCAACCAGGCTGTGCCACCTAGTCTTAAAACCATATTTAGCAACCAGGCAGGCCCCCCCAGTTTTGAAACCACATTTAGCAACCAGGCCGGTCCCCCAAGTCTTAAAACCATATTTACTGATCAGGCGGGCACCCCCAGTCCTAAAACCACATTCACTAACCGTGGCGGCCTCTACAGTTCTAAAACCACATTCGCCAACCTGGCCGGTCCCCCCAGTCCTAAAACTTCATTTAGCAACCCCTCCAGTCCTAAAACCACATTCACCAACCAGGCCGGTCCCTCTAGTCCTAAAACCACATTCACCAACCTGGCTGGTCCCCCCAGTTCTAAAACTTCATTTAGCAACCCCTCCAGTCCTAAAACCACATTCACCAACGAGGCCGGACCCTCCAGTCCTAAAACCACATTCACCAACCAGGCCGGTCCCTCTAGTCCTAAAACCACATTCACCAACCTGGCTGGTCCCCCCAGTCCTAAAACTTCATTTAGCAACCCCTCCAGTCCTAAAACCACATTCACCAACGAGGCCGGTCCCTCCAGTCCCAAAACCACATTCACCAACAGGGCCGGCCCCCCGAGCCCGCCCTCTGGTCCAAGGTGGGCCGCCCTCCTCACAGGTGACTTCCGGGGCAACGTGGTCAGTGGGAAGAGTCATCATGACAGCAGTGAGGCCCCGCCCCTCCCATGGTCCCGCCCCCTGCTTCCTGGTTCCTCCATGTTTGAGAGTGGGGAGGATTTCGAAGTGACCTTTGACCTGTGA
- the LOC133546082 gene encoding uncharacterized protein LOC133546082, giving the protein MHVAPYVLYMLHLMYHACCTLCTIHVATYVPFMLHLMYHACCTLCTIHVAHYVPCMLHLMYYTCCTLCTMHVAPYVLYMLHLMYYTCCTLCTIHVTPYVLYMLHIMYHSCCTLCTMHVAPYALYMLHIMYHACCTLCTIHVAHYVPCMLHLMYYTCCTLCTIHVAPYVLYMLHLMYYTCCTLCTIHVAPYVPCMLHLMHYTCCTLCTMHVAPYVLYMLHIMYHACCTLCTIHVAPYVLYMLHLMYYTCYTLCTIHAAHYVPCMLHLMYYTCCTLCTMHVAPYVLYMLHLMYYTCCTLCTIHVTPYVLYMLHIMYHASVDCLGLVKALHHYEATCGFMLDNIHDICLLSLKAGIYYRLSFIFIKVSFSIPGWSFVSLKKIKTLHLKHSLPLKTNKL; this is encoded by the coding sequence atgcatgttgcaccttatgtactatacatgttgcaccttatgtaccatgcatgttgcaccttatgtactATACATGTTGCAACTTATGTACCAttcatgttgcaccttatgtaccatgcatgttgcaccttatgcaCTATACATGTTGCAcattatgtaccatgcatgttgcaccttatgtactATACATGTTGCAcattatgtaccatgcatgttgcaccttatgtactatacatgttgcaccttatgtactatacatgttgcaccttatgtactATACATGTTACACCTTATGTACTATACATGCTGCACATTATGTACCAttcatgttgcaccttatgtaccatgcatgttgcaccttatgcaCTATACATGTTGCAcattatgtaccatgcatgttgcaccttatgtactATACATGTTGCAcattatgtaccatgcatgttgcaccttatgtactatacatgttgcaccttatgtactatacatgttgcaccttatgtactATACATGTTACACCTTATGTACTATACATGCTGCACATTATGTACCAttcatgttgcaccttatgtaccatgcatgttgcaccttatgcaCTATACATGTTGCAcattatgtaccatgcatgttgcaccttatgtactATACATGTTGCAcattatgtaccatgcatgttgcaccttatgtactatacatgttgcaccttatgtactatacatgttgcaccttatgtactATACATGTTACACCTTATGTACTATACATGCTGCAcattatgtaccatgcatgttgcaccttatgtactATACATGTTGCAcattatgtaccatgcatgttgcaccttatgtactatacatgttgcaccttatgtactatacatgttgcaccttatgtactATACATGTTACACCTTATGTACTATACATGCTGCACATTATGTACCATGCATCCGTAGACTGTTTAGGACTTGTGAAAGCCCTCCATCACTATGAGGCCACCTGTGGCTTCAtgctggacaatattcatgacataTGCCTGCTTAGTTTGAAAGCAGGCATATACTAtcggctaagttttatattcataaaagtaagtttctcaatacccggcTGGTCTTTTGTGTCTTTAAAAAAGATTAAaactctacatttaaaacactctctacctctaaaaACCAACAAGCTGTGA
- the LOC133546081 gene encoding mucin-2-like isoform X1: MMSQEFHVVKCFSCLCFQGQQVKKVKRWTCKLCGEKQSLLKEFGRGSGADCRRHVQKLNAMRGAMLEEGEGLLLRKQEDQAGSEEHKDYQVRSLSPSHTHTPAAHTCVQVGHTQVSRWTKYLHTPEEDHHVSTSCLQSQGGMHRKRRGEGEEDGSRMPKQMQPDCTAPPTPKTSFRNQAGSPSLKTTFSNQAAPPSLKTTFSNQAAPPSLKTTFSNQAAPPSLKTTFSNQAAPLSLKTTFSNQAAPPNLKTTFSNQAAPPNLKTTFSNQAAPPSLKTTFSNQAVPPSLKTTFSNQAGPPSLKTTFRNQAGPPSLKTTFSNQASPPSPKTTFTDQAAPSSLKTSFSNQFGLPSPKTTFTDQAAPSSPKTSFSNQSGLPGLKTSFSNQAAPPSLKTTFSNQAVPPSLKTIFSNQAGPPSFETTFSNQAGPPSLKTIFTDQAGTPSPKTTFTNRGGLYSSKTTFANLAGPPSPKTSFSNPSSPKTTFTNQAGPSSPKTTFTNLAGPPSSKTSFSNPSSPKTTFTNEAGPSSPKTTFTNQAGPSSPKTTFTNLAGPPSPKTSFSNPSSPKTTFTNEAGPSSPKTTFTNRAGPPSPPSGPRWAALLTGDFRGNVVSGKSHHDSSEAPPLPWSRPLLPGSSMFESGEDFEVTFDL; the protein is encoded by the exons GAGTTTGGTCGAGGAAGTGGCGCCGACTGCAGACGTCATGTTCAAAAACTGAACGCCATGAGAGGAGCCATGCTGGAGGAAGGAGAGGGGCTGTTGCTACG GAAGCAGGAGGACCAGGCAGGAAGTGAGGAGCACAAGGACTACCAAGTGAGAAGTCtttctccctcacacacacacacacctgcggcTCACACCTGTGTGCAGGTGGGACACACCCAGGTGAGCCGCTGGACTAAATACCTGCACACACCCGAGGAAGACCATCATGTTTCAACAAGCTGTCTGCAATCCCAAGGCGGCATGCACAG GAAGAGGAGGGGAGAAGGCGAGGAAGATGGCAGCCGGATGCCGAAACAG ATGCAACCTGACTGTACCGCACCCCCCACTCCTAAAACCTCATTTAGAAACCAGGCTGGCTCCCCCAGTCTTAAAACCACATTTAGCAACCAGGCTGCACCACCCAGTCTTAAAACCACATTTAGCAACCAGGCTGCACCACCCAGTCTTAAAACCACATTTAGCAACCAGGCTGCACCACCCAGTCTTAAAACCACATTTAGCAACCAGGCTGCACCACTCAGTCTTAAAACCACATTTAGCAACCAGGCTGCACCACCCAATCTTAAAACCACATTTAGCAACCAGGCTGCACCACCCAATCTTAAAACCACATTTAGCAACCAGGCTGCACCACCCAGTCTTAAAACCACATTTAGCAACCAGGCTGTACCACCCAGTCTTAAAACCACATTTAGCAACCAGGCTGGCCCCCCCAGTCTTAAAACCACATTTAGAAACCAGGCCGGCCCCCCCAGTCTCAAAACCACATTTAGCAACCAGGCCAGCCCCCCCAGTCCTAAAACCACATTTACTGATCAGGCTGCGCCATCCAGTCTCAAAACCTCATTTAGCAACCAGTTTGGCCTCCCCAGTCCTAAAACCACATTTACTGATCAGGCTGCGCCATCCAGTCCTAAAACCTCATTTAGCAACCAGTCTGGCCTCCCTGGTCTTAAAACTTCATTTAGCAACCAGGCTGCACCACCCAGTCTTAAAACCACATTTAGCAACCAGGCTGTGCCACCTAGTCTTAAAACCATATTTAGCAACCAGGCAGGCCCCCCCAGTTTTGAAACCACATTTAGCAACCAGGCCGGTCCCCCAAGTCTTAAAACCATATTTACTGATCAGGCGGGCACCCCCAGTCCTAAAACCACATTCACTAACCGTGGCGGCCTCTACAGTTCTAAAACCACATTCGCCAACCTGGCCGGTCCCCCCAGTCCTAAAACTTCATTTAGCAACCCCTCCAGTCCTAAAACCACATTCACCAACCAGGCCGGTCCCTCTAGTCCTAAAACCACATTCACCAACCTGGCTGGTCCCCCCAGTTCTAAAACTTCATTTAGCAACCCCTCCAGTCCTAAAACCACATTCACCAACGAGGCCGGACCCTCCAGTCCTAAAACCACATTCACCAACCAGGCCGGTCCCTCTAGTCCTAAAACCACATTCACCAACCTGGCTGGTCCCCCCAGTCCTAAAACTTCATTTAGCAACCCCTCCAGTCCTAAAACCACATTCACCAACGAGGCCGGTCCCTCCAGTCCCAAAACCACATTCACCAACAGGGCCGGCCCCCCGAGCCCGCCCTCTGGTCCAAGGTGGGCCGCCCTCCTCACAGGTGACTTCCGGGGCAACGTGGTCAGTGGGAAGAGTCATCATGACAGCAGTGAGGCCCCGCCCCTCCCATGGTCCCGCCCCCTGCTTCCTGGTTCCTCCATGTTTGAGAGTGGGGAGGATTTCGAAGTGACCTTTGACCTGTGA
- the LOC133546081 gene encoding mucin-2-like isoform X3: MRGAMLEEGEGLLLRKQEDQAGSEEHKDYQVRSLSPSHTHTPAAHTCVQVGHTQVSRWTKYLHTPEEDHHVSTSCLQSQGGMHRKRRGEGEEDGSRMPKQMQPDCTAPPTPKTSFRNQAGSPSLKTTFSNQAAPPSLKTTFSNQAAPPSLKTTFSNQAAPPSLKTTFSNQAAPLSLKTTFSNQAAPPNLKTTFSNQAAPPNLKTTFSNQAAPPSLKTTFSNQAVPPSLKTTFSNQAGPPSLKTTFRNQAGPPSLKTTFSNQASPPSPKTTFTDQAAPSSLKTSFSNQFGLPSPKTTFTDQAAPSSPKTSFSNQSGLPGLKTSFSNQAAPPSLKTTFSNQAVPPSLKTIFSNQAGPPSFETTFSNQAGPPSLKTIFTDQAGTPSPKTTFTNRGGLYSSKTTFANLAGPPSPKTSFSNPSSPKTTFTNQAGPSSPKTTFTNLAGPPSSKTSFSNPSSPKTTFTNEAGPSSPKTTFTNQAGPSSPKTTFTNLAGPPSPKTSFSNPSSPKTTFTNEAGPSSPKTTFTNRAGPPSPPSGPRWAALLTGDFRGNVVSGKSHHDSSEAPPLPWSRPLLPGSSMFESGEDFEVTFDL; this comes from the exons ATGAGAGGAGCCATGCTGGAGGAAGGAGAGGGGCTGTTGCTACG GAAGCAGGAGGACCAGGCAGGAAGTGAGGAGCACAAGGACTACCAAGTGAGAAGTCtttctccctcacacacacacacacctgcggcTCACACCTGTGTGCAGGTGGGACACACCCAGGTGAGCCGCTGGACTAAATACCTGCACACACCCGAGGAAGACCATCATGTTTCAACAAGCTGTCTGCAATCCCAAGGCGGCATGCACAG GAAGAGGAGGGGAGAAGGCGAGGAAGATGGCAGCCGGATGCCGAAACAG ATGCAACCTGACTGTACCGCACCCCCCACTCCTAAAACCTCATTTAGAAACCAGGCTGGCTCCCCCAGTCTTAAAACCACATTTAGCAACCAGGCTGCACCACCCAGTCTTAAAACCACATTTAGCAACCAGGCTGCACCACCCAGTCTTAAAACCACATTTAGCAACCAGGCTGCACCACCCAGTCTTAAAACCACATTTAGCAACCAGGCTGCACCACTCAGTCTTAAAACCACATTTAGCAACCAGGCTGCACCACCCAATCTTAAAACCACATTTAGCAACCAGGCTGCACCACCCAATCTTAAAACCACATTTAGCAACCAGGCTGCACCACCCAGTCTTAAAACCACATTTAGCAACCAGGCTGTACCACCCAGTCTTAAAACCACATTTAGCAACCAGGCTGGCCCCCCCAGTCTTAAAACCACATTTAGAAACCAGGCCGGCCCCCCCAGTCTCAAAACCACATTTAGCAACCAGGCCAGCCCCCCCAGTCCTAAAACCACATTTACTGATCAGGCTGCGCCATCCAGTCTCAAAACCTCATTTAGCAACCAGTTTGGCCTCCCCAGTCCTAAAACCACATTTACTGATCAGGCTGCGCCATCCAGTCCTAAAACCTCATTTAGCAACCAGTCTGGCCTCCCTGGTCTTAAAACTTCATTTAGCAACCAGGCTGCACCACCCAGTCTTAAAACCACATTTAGCAACCAGGCTGTGCCACCTAGTCTTAAAACCATATTTAGCAACCAGGCAGGCCCCCCCAGTTTTGAAACCACATTTAGCAACCAGGCCGGTCCCCCAAGTCTTAAAACCATATTTACTGATCAGGCGGGCACCCCCAGTCCTAAAACCACATTCACTAACCGTGGCGGCCTCTACAGTTCTAAAACCACATTCGCCAACCTGGCCGGTCCCCCCAGTCCTAAAACTTCATTTAGCAACCCCTCCAGTCCTAAAACCACATTCACCAACCAGGCCGGTCCCTCTAGTCCTAAAACCACATTCACCAACCTGGCTGGTCCCCCCAGTTCTAAAACTTCATTTAGCAACCCCTCCAGTCCTAAAACCACATTCACCAACGAGGCCGGACCCTCCAGTCCTAAAACCACATTCACCAACCAGGCCGGTCCCTCTAGTCCTAAAACCACATTCACCAACCTGGCTGGTCCCCCCAGTCCTAAAACTTCATTTAGCAACCCCTCCAGTCCTAAAACCACATTCACCAACGAGGCCGGTCCCTCCAGTCCCAAAACCACATTCACCAACAGGGCCGGCCCCCCGAGCCCGCCCTCTGGTCCAAGGTGGGCCGCCCTCCTCACAGGTGACTTCCGGGGCAACGTGGTCAGTGGGAAGAGTCATCATGACAGCAGTGAGGCCCCGCCCCTCCCATGGTCCCGCCCCCTGCTTCCTGGTTCCTCCATGTTTGAGAGTGGGGAGGATTTCGAAGTGACCTTTGACCTGTGA